From Qipengyuania soli:
CAAGGGGGCGATATGACCGACCTCACCGACAAGACCCAAGCCGCACGCGACTGGTTCGAAAGCCTGCGCGACCGCATCTGCGCCGAGTTCGAAGCGATCGAGCGCGAGGCGGGGTCGGACGCCACCTTCCGCTACACGGAGTGGCAGCGCCACGAGGAAGGCAATGCCGATCCCGGCGGCGGCGTCCAGGGCCTGATGAAGGGCAAGGTTTTCGAGAAGGTCGGGGTCAACGTCTCGACCGTGCGCGGCAATTTCGCGCCCGAGTTCGCGGGGACCATCAACGGCGCGAGTGCAGAGAACCCCGGCTTCACGGCCACCGGCATCAGCCTTGTTGCGCATATGGCGAATCCGCATGTGCCCGCCGTGCACATGAACACCCGCTTCCTCACGACGGGAAAGGCGTGGTTCGGCGGGGGCGCGGATCTCAACCCGCCGATCCCCTATGCCGAGGATACGGAAGAATTCCACGCGCGCTTCCGCGCCGCCTGCGCCGCGCACAACCCGACCTATTACGAACGCTTCAGGAAGTGGGCGGACGACTACTTCTTCATCCCGCACCGCGGCGTCCATCGCGGTGTGGGCGGCATCTTTTACGATCACCTCGAATGCACTGACGACGCAGCATTCGAGCGCAACCTTGCCTTTACGAAGGACGTGGGCGAAGCCTTCCTCGACATCTTCCCGAAGCTGGTCCGCCGACGCATGGCGAGCGAGTTCACGCCCGAGGAAAAACTCACCCAGCTTGAATGGCGCGGCCGCTATGCCGAATTCAACCTCGTCTATGACCGCGGCACGCTGTTCGGCCTCAAGACCGGCGGCAATATCGATGCCATCCTTATGAGCCTGCCGCCCGAAGCGGTTTGGAGCTAGCCGACATTCACCAGTAACTCGCCGTAGCCGTTGAAGCCGGGCGCGATCTTGCGCACGGGCTCGGCAGCCAGCGAGAGGTTCGGGAAGCGTTCGAACAGGAGGGGGATCGCGATCCGCGCCTCCATCCGCGCCAACTGGGCACCGAGACAGAAGTGCACGCCGCCACCGAAGGCGTGGTGGACCGGTTTGTCCCGAGTGATGTCGAACCGTTGGGCATCGGGGTTCAGTTCGGGATCCCGACCAACCGACTGGAGCGCGGTGAACATGACCTCTCCCTTCGGAATTAAGGTGGCTCCGACGGTCATGTCTTCGGGCGCGATCCGCGAGCTGGCGGTAACCGGGGGGTCGAAGCGCAGGACCTCCTCGACCATATTGGCAGCCAGGTCTGGTCTTTCGTGCAAGAGCTGGCGCTGGTCGGGGTGGTCGATCAGCAATCTGATCGCATTGCCGATGAGATCGGTCGTGGTGATGTTGCCTGCCACCAGCAGCAGGTTGCAGGTCACCTTGATTTCCTGGTCGGAAAGTCGGTGATCGCCGTCTGCCGCAGCGATCATGGCCGATATCAGATCGTCCCGGGGACTGAGCCGCCGTTCCGCGATCTGCCTTTCGAAATAGTCGAAGAGCTCGTTCTGCGAACGGAGCATCGCTTCCTGCTGTTCGGCAGTCAGCATCGGATTGAATGCATTGTCGGAGGTGCGCGACCAGGCGATGAAATCTGCCCGGTCGGCAGGGTCGACGCCGAGAATTTCGGCGATGATGATGATCGGCAGGGGCGATGCGTAAGCAGCAATGGCGTCGAACCGATCCCTGCCCTCGAGGGCGTCGAGCAGTTCGTTGGCGACTTGGGCGATGTGCAGCGAAATGTC
This genomic window contains:
- a CDS encoding cytochrome P450; translated protein: MGDEATDLPTGIQLTSLDPAYREDAESVHARLRAECPVHHDKQFGRYFLTNGKDIEAVLRNRALLLDPDRANQGTIAKLQTQREGFIKSMLFLDDPDHHRLRSLVAQAFSQRSINDISLHIAQVANELLDALEGRDRFDAIAAYASPLPIIIIAEILGVDPADRADFIAWSRTSDNAFNPMLTAEQQEAMLRSQNELFDYFERQIAERRLSPRDDLISAMIAAADGDHRLSDQEIKVTCNLLLVAGNITTTDLIGNAIRLLIDHPDQRQLLHERPDLAANMVEEVLRFDPPVTASSRIAPEDMTVGATLIPKGEVMFTALQSVGRDPELNPDAQRFDITRDKPVHHAFGGGVHFCLGAQLARMEARIAIPLLFERFPNLSLAAEPVRKIAPGFNGYGELLVNVG
- the hemF gene encoding oxygen-dependent coproporphyrinogen oxidase, whose product is MTDLTDKTQAARDWFESLRDRICAEFEAIEREAGSDATFRYTEWQRHEEGNADPGGGVQGLMKGKVFEKVGVNVSTVRGNFAPEFAGTINGASAENPGFTATGISLVAHMANPHVPAVHMNTRFLTTGKAWFGGGADLNPPIPYAEDTEEFHARFRAACAAHNPTYYERFRKWADDYFFIPHRGVHRGVGGIFYDHLECTDDAAFERNLAFTKDVGEAFLDIFPKLVRRRMASEFTPEEKLTQLEWRGRYAEFNLVYDRGTLFGLKTGGNIDAILMSLPPEAVWS